One stretch of Holophagaceae bacterium DNA includes these proteins:
- a CDS encoding cold-shock protein produces the protein MAQGTVKWFNAEKGFGFITPDEGGADLFVHHSAIETTGFRTLDENQRVSFNVGQGQKGPQATNVQKI, from the coding sequence ATGGCACAAGGCACCGTCAAATGGTTCAACGCAGAAAAGGGCTTCGGCTTCATCACTCCTGATGAAGGCGGCGCAGACCTTTTCGTGCACCACTCCGCAATCGAAACCACGGGTTTCCGCACCCTGGATGAGAATCAGCGCGTCAGCTTCAACGTCGGCCAGGGCCAGAAGGGCCCCCAGGCCACCAACGTCCAGAAGATCTGA
- a CDS encoding ankyrin repeat domain-containing protein, giving the protein MSAIENSDLKGVQIAIRQGADPNIAPKGENRPITVAIATFGFTKEAPEREKARGIISYLFSKGARLSGHKDELFMAIFSNDKLLMSTLLDRGLDPHSKLDGYSSIELAYLRKSDGLIPLLRSRNVPDIQPEDQQVMRIMRALTWLDHEALKKLIDEKVDLNQYDPRGRTPLLEALSSSSWIMVPECFLQILLGAPNFNLQSRWEGDYGMYPLHRLAATLTIESKYADSVAGLILVVVHRHADPNVKDKFDETPLHYAARGNFPQITQALLMAGANPLAVNFRGQRPSSQAKNSEIRSMLLKAEKSAIEAQ; this is encoded by the coding sequence ATGTCGGCCATCGAAAATTCGGATCTGAAAGGTGTGCAAATCGCCATCAGGCAAGGCGCTGATCCGAATATTGCACCCAAGGGGGAAAATCGTCCCATTACAGTCGCGATCGCCACGTTTGGCTTCACCAAAGAGGCCCCAGAAAGAGAAAAAGCCCGCGGAATCATAAGCTACCTATTCTCTAAGGGGGCCCGATTATCAGGTCATAAAGACGAGCTGTTCATGGCTATTTTCTCCAACGACAAACTACTGATGTCAACCCTTCTGGATAGAGGACTTGATCCTCACAGTAAGCTCGACGGATACTCATCCATTGAACTGGCCTATCTCCGTAAATCTGATGGCCTGATCCCACTCTTAAGAAGCCGGAATGTCCCCGATATCCAACCTGAAGATCAGCAGGTCATGAGAATTATGCGTGCCTTGACATGGCTCGACCATGAAGCACTAAAGAAGCTGATCGACGAAAAGGTTGACCTCAATCAATACGATCCAAGGGGGCGAACCCCCTTACTTGAGGCTCTTAGTTCGAGCAGCTGGATTATGGTCCCGGAATGTTTTCTTCAAATTCTTCTGGGAGCACCAAATTTCAATCTTCAGAGTCGCTGGGAGGGTGACTATGGTATGTACCCACTGCACAGGTTGGCGGCTACCCTGACAATTGAATCCAAATATGCTGATTCGGTGGCAGGGCTTATCTTGGTTGTAGTCCATCGACACGCCGACCCCAACGTGAAGGACAAGTTTGATGAGACTCCGCTTCACTACGCGGCAAGGGGGAATTTCCCTCAGATCACCCAGGCACTACTAATGGCTGGTGCCAATCCACTGGCTGTAAACTTCCGCGGTCAACGCCCTTCAAGCCAGGCGAAGAACTCTGAAATCCGAAGCATGCTCCTAAAGGCTGAAAAATCTGCGATCGAGGCCCAATAA